Proteins from a single region of Flavobacterium sp. K5-23:
- a CDS encoding nucleotide pyrophosphohydrolase, translating into MNLKNSQLDVDTWIKEHGVRYFNELTNMAQLTEEVGEVARIIARRYGEQSEKESDKNKDLGEELADVVFVVLCLANQTGIDLQAAFDKKMDLKSVRDKDRHKNNEKLK; encoded by the coding sequence ATGAACCTGAAAAATTCCCAACTGGACGTTGATACCTGGATAAAAGAACACGGAGTTCGTTATTTCAATGAACTGACTAATATGGCACAACTTACTGAAGAAGTAGGTGAAGTTGCCCGGATTATTGCACGCCGTTATGGAGAACAATCCGAGAAAGAAAGCGATAAAAACAAAGACCTTGGCGAAGAATTAGCCGATGTGGTTTTTGTTGTATTGTGTTTGGCTAACCAGACAGGTATTGATTTACAAGCTGCTTTTGATAAAAAGATGGATTTGAAATCAGTGCGCGATAAAGATCGTCACAAAAACAATGAAAAACTGAAGTAA
- a CDS encoding bifunctional 3-deoxy-7-phosphoheptulonate synthase/chorismate mutase type II — protein sequence MENKKEMRTWLENFNLTHPLVIAGPCSAETEDQVLKIAHELKDSDVSVFRAGIWKPRTRPGGFEGVGEIGLKWLQKAKAETGLLMGTEVATAAHCKLAIEHDIDVLWIGARTTANPFAVQEIADTLKGTDKIVLIKNPVNPDLALWLGGVERLHMAGIEKLGVIHRGFSTYEKTKYRNIPEWQIPIELQNKFPDLPLIIDPSHITGDRAMILEVTQQALDLNYDGMIIETHVDPDNAWSDAAQQVTPTALKQIFIDLKIRKLEGETDEYNQKMKKLRANIDVLDASLLELLGKRMKVADEIGQVKKEGNVAVLQNTRWNEILGKMILEGEQKGLSEEFVLRMFKAIHQESIGHQEKILNA from the coding sequence ATGGAAAACAAGAAAGAAATGAGAACATGGTTGGAAAACTTCAATTTAACTCATCCACTAGTAATAGCTGGTCCTTGTAGTGCGGAAACAGAAGATCAAGTATTGAAAATTGCACATGAATTGAAAGATTCTGATGTAAGTGTGTTTAGAGCTGGAATATGGAAACCAAGAACACGTCCAGGTGGATTTGAAGGTGTAGGAGAAATTGGTTTGAAATGGTTGCAAAAAGCAAAAGCAGAGACAGGATTGCTTATGGGTACTGAAGTAGCTACAGCTGCTCATTGTAAGTTGGCGATAGAACACGATATTGATGTATTGTGGATTGGAGCGCGTACTACTGCAAACCCTTTTGCGGTTCAAGAAATAGCGGATACTTTAAAAGGAACAGATAAAATTGTTTTGATTAAAAACCCTGTAAATCCAGATTTAGCTTTGTGGCTAGGTGGTGTGGAACGTTTACATATGGCAGGAATAGAGAAGTTAGGAGTGATTCATAGAGGGTTTTCTACTTATGAGAAAACAAAATACAGAAACATTCCAGAATGGCAGATTCCTATAGAATTGCAAAATAAATTCCCTGATTTACCTCTTATCATTGATCCATCTCATATCACGGGAGACCGCGCTATGATTCTTGAAGTAACTCAACAAGCGTTAGACTTGAATTATGACGGTATGATTATCGAAACACATGTTGATCCAGATAACGCTTGGAGTGATGCTGCACAACAAGTTACACCAACAGCTTTAAAACAAATTTTTATAGATTTAAAAATTAGAAAATTAGAAGGGGAAACGGATGAATACAACCAGAAGATGAAAAAATTAAGAGCAAACATCGATGTTCTTGATGCTTCACTTCTTGAGCTATTAGGTAAAAGAATGAAAGTAGCTGACGAAATAGGTCAAGTGAAAAAAGAAGGGAATGTAGCTGTATTACAAAACACCCGTTGGAATGAAATTTTAGGAAAAATGATTTTAGAAGGAGAACAAAAAGGGCTTTCTGAAGAATTTGTACTTAGAATGTTTAAGGCAATTCACCAGGAAAGTATTGGACACCAAGAGAAAATATTAAATGCTTAA
- the rsgA gene encoding ribosome small subunit-dependent GTPase A encodes MTGIVYKSTGSWYTVKSLQGDFIECRMKGKFRIKGIKSTNPIAVGDIVDYEHEESSDTVTGTIHNIHERKNYIVRKSVNLSHQMHIIASNIDRVFLLITINNPPTTFNFIDRFLVTAEAYGIETILVFNKIDTLTEETLDEQLYMQHVYQEIGYKCLRVSSTEGTGVAELQEMMIGKVSMFSGHSGVGKSTLVNAMEPSLHLKTKTISEASKQGQHTTTFAEMYDLSFDARIIDTPGIKGFGIVDMEKEEIGGYFPEFFKLKDQCKFNNCLHKEEPHCAVKAALDRDEIAWSRYKSYLKILEGDDENYRTDVHDEDRKASDKTRE; translated from the coding sequence ATGACAGGAATCGTATATAAATCTACAGGGAGTTGGTACACCGTTAAATCATTACAAGGTGATTTTATTGAGTGTAGAATGAAAGGGAAGTTTAGGATAAAAGGTATAAAAAGTACTAATCCTATTGCTGTTGGCGATATTGTGGATTATGAACACGAAGAATCTTCGGATACCGTTACTGGTACGATTCATAATATTCATGAGAGAAAGAATTATATCGTTCGTAAGTCAGTGAATCTGTCTCATCAGATGCATATTATTGCCTCTAATATTGACCGTGTTTTTTTATTGATTACTATTAATAATCCACCTACAACTTTTAATTTTATAGATCGTTTCCTTGTAACTGCTGAGGCTTACGGGATAGAGACAATTCTAGTTTTTAATAAAATTGATACTTTAACCGAAGAAACGCTAGACGAGCAGTTGTATATGCAACACGTCTATCAGGAAATTGGTTATAAATGCTTACGAGTCTCATCAACTGAAGGGACGGGTGTGGCTGAGTTACAAGAAATGATGATAGGGAAAGTGAGTATGTTTTCTGGGCATTCTGGTGTTGGGAAATCAACTTTGGTAAATGCTATGGAACCTTCGTTACATCTTAAAACAAAAACTATTTCTGAAGCAAGCAAGCAGGGACAACACACTACGACATTTGCTGAAATGTATGATTTGTCTTTTGATGCTCGAATTATCGATACTCCAGGGATAAAAGGTTTTGGAATTGTTGATATGGAAAAGGAAGAAATTGGGGGTTATTTCCCTGAATTTTTCAAGTTGAAAGATCAATGTAAATTCAATAACTGTTTACATAAAGAAGAACCACATTGTGCTGTTAAGGCAGCTTTAGATAGAGATGAGATAGCTTGGTCACGTTATAAAAGTTACTTGAAAATACTGGAAGGCGATGACGAGAATTATCGTACTGATGTTCACGATGAAGATCGAAAAGCAAGTGATAAAACTAGAGAGTAA
- the aroA gene encoding 3-phosphoshikimate 1-carboxyvinyltransferase: MNLLLQTSHSNLQAQIAVTGSKSETNRLLLLQALFPNVTLSNTSNSDDSEVMQKALKGNEELIDIHHAGTAMRFLTAFYAVNEGREVVLTGSDRMKERPIKVLVEALEQLGAKITYENEVGYPPIRIKGQKITVSKVNIPANVSSQYISALLLVAPKLENGIELTLVGEITSVPYIKMTLALLEEIGVGTSFVGNTITVNPKSQISNPKSLTVESDWSSASYFFSLVALADTASITLNSYKENSLQGDSALVEIYKQMGVETHFDGNQMILTKQANFNPKDLNLDLNNTPDIAQTIVVTCLGLGIGCHLTGLHTLKIKETDRLEALRIELTKLGAAISVTNDSLTLVASGNINHNVKIATYNDHRMAMAFAPLALKVPIIIENAEVVSKSYPDFWDDMKKLGFNIS; encoded by the coding sequence ATGAATTTACTGTTACAAACTTCCCATTCTAACTTACAGGCTCAAATTGCAGTTACGGGATCCAAAAGTGAAACCAACAGATTGTTGTTGTTACAAGCGCTGTTCCCTAATGTTACACTTTCTAACACATCAAATTCTGATGATAGTGAGGTTATGCAAAAAGCATTGAAAGGAAATGAAGAATTAATAGATATTCATCATGCTGGAACGGCCATGCGATTTCTTACCGCTTTTTATGCAGTAAATGAGGGTCGCGAAGTGGTTTTGACCGGGTCAGACAGAATGAAAGAACGCCCTATAAAAGTTTTAGTGGAAGCACTGGAACAGCTTGGGGCAAAAATCACTTATGAAAATGAAGTGGGCTATCCACCTATTCGAATAAAAGGTCAAAAAATAACAGTTTCTAAAGTGAATATTCCGGCAAATGTAAGCAGTCAGTACATTTCGGCACTTTTACTTGTGGCGCCAAAACTAGAAAACGGAATAGAATTAACTTTAGTTGGTGAAATAACTTCTGTTCCTTATATCAAAATGACTTTGGCTTTGCTTGAAGAGATTGGGGTGGGAACCTCATTTGTTGGAAATACGATTACAGTAAATCCCAAATCCCAAATCTCAAATCCCAAATCTTTAACTGTAGAATCTGACTGGAGTTCCGCTTCTTACTTTTTCAGTTTAGTGGCTCTTGCTGATACAGCTTCCATTACATTAAACAGTTATAAAGAAAACAGTTTGCAAGGAGATTCGGCCTTGGTCGAAATCTATAAACAAATGGGAGTTGAAACGCATTTTGATGGAAATCAAATGATACTTACTAAACAGGCTAACTTTAATCCTAAAGATTTAAACTTAGATTTAAACAACACTCCGGATATTGCGCAAACAATTGTGGTCACTTGTCTCGGTTTAGGTATTGGTTGCCATTTAACGGGTTTGCATACTTTAAAAATTAAAGAAACGGATAGACTAGAAGCACTAAGAATCGAGTTGACTAAACTAGGTGCTGCTATTTCAGTTACTAATGATAGCCTAACGCTTGTTGCTTCAGGAAATATCAATCACAATGTAAAAATAGCAACTTATAATGACCATAGAATGGCAATGGCATTTGCTCCATTGGCCTTAAAAGTGCCAATTATTATTGAAAATGCCGAAGTAGTTTCAAAATCGTATCCTGATTTTTGGGATGATATGAAAAAACTGGGTTTTAATATTTCATAA
- the dtd gene encoding D-aminoacyl-tRNA deacylase — translation MKVVLQRVSSASVIIENKVVADIQKGLLILVGIEDADTQEDIDWLVGKITKIRIFEDENHIMNLSVQDINGDVIVVSQFTLHATTKKGNRPSYIKAAKPDVAIPLYENFVKELEKELNKKVQTGVFGADMKVSLINDGPVTILIDSKNRE, via the coding sequence ATGAAAGTCGTACTTCAACGTGTTTCCTCAGCATCTGTAATTATCGAAAATAAAGTAGTAGCTGATATTCAAAAAGGGCTATTGATTCTTGTTGGGATTGAAGATGCTGACACGCAGGAAGACATCGACTGGTTAGTGGGTAAAATCACTAAAATCCGGATTTTTGAAGATGAAAACCACATTATGAATTTATCGGTTCAAGATATAAATGGTGATGTTATTGTCGTGAGTCAATTCACCCTTCATGCTACCACTAAAAAAGGGAATCGTCCTTCCTATATAAAAGCAGCAAAACCTGATGTTGCCATTCCGCTCTATGAAAATTTCGTGAAGGAATTAGAAAAGGAATTAAATAAAAAAGTACAAACTGGGGTTTTTGGGGCTGACATGAAAGTTAGCTTAATTAACGACGGACCAGTAACAATACTGATTGACAGTAAAAACAGAGAATAA
- a CDS encoding type ISP restriction/modification enzyme gives MTLEQYIQNINSAYKRGNATEHTYRGDLKQLIESIVTDVAATNEPKRQQCGAPDYIITKKDIPVGFIEAKDIGDKDLSGIKKTGNKEQFDRYKKSLNNLIFTDYLDFHLYIDGLFITKIAIAEVQEGTIVPLPDNFTAFANLIKDFCVHISQSIKSSKKLAEMMAGKARLLSDVIEKALTSDETHNEDSTLKDQMNAFKEILIHDITPKGFADVYSQTIAYGMFAARLHDPTLPTFSRQEAAELIPKSNPFLRKLFGYIAGPDIDDRIKWIVDSLVDIFLACNVAQILKNYGKSTKMEDPIIHFYETFLSEYDPKLRKARGVWYTPKPVVNFIVRAVDDILKTEFDLPQGLADKSKTKIKVDLQGKKVEQEVHKVQILDPATGTGTFLAEVVKHVHKKFKGQQGVWSTYIETHLLPRLNGFELLMASYAMAHLQMDLLLTETGFKPTKEQRLKIYLTNSLEESHPDTGTLFANWLSSEANEANFIKRDTPVMCIVGNPPYSGESNNKGEWIMKLMDDYKKEPGGKEKLKEQNSKFINDDYVKFLRYGQYYIEKNGSGVLAFINPHGFLDNPTFRGMRWNLLKTYDKIYTIDLHGNAKKKEISPDGSADVNVFDIMQGVAITIFVKTGNKKANELGKVFHYDLFGKRDFKYDFLTENSLNTIDFNKLPNIAPYYFFVNKDFDEQKEYDKGFALNELYIINSLGLLTKRDKFITDFNKPSIKKRLNDFLEEDLSNENLSNKYDLKLKDNDNWDLIKSRNEIQKNGIIEDNFKVQNYRCFDKRYIYYDTNFVARLNTKVLKHFDNKNVAIISTRQLAGNNFNHIFVSNIISDQCFISNKTKEGCQVFPLYLYPETNGKQQSLSGFETLTAIDVDKQNEIAARIPNLNPEIVNKIAKKLGLAFVAEKEVYGNVCMANNDEVIPDFRDNFAPIDILDYIYAVLHSPTYREKYKEFLKIDFPKIPFPKDTKTFWELVELGSQIRQIHLLESEIVEEYITDFNIDGDCVVEKPRFEANSIRVQNPDRAEGKVWINETQYFDNVPEVAWSFYIGGYQPAQKWLKDRKGRKLEFDDIAHYQKIIVALSETNRLMAAIDAIEIE, from the coding sequence ATGACTTTAGAACAATACATTCAAAATATAAATTCAGCTTATAAACGAGGAAATGCTACTGAACACACGTATCGTGGTGATTTAAAGCAACTCATTGAAAGTATTGTAACTGATGTAGCCGCAACTAATGAGCCCAAACGCCAACAATGTGGAGCTCCAGATTATATCATCACTAAAAAAGATATTCCTGTAGGTTTTATTGAAGCCAAAGACATAGGCGACAAAGATTTGTCCGGAATAAAAAAAACGGGAAATAAAGAACAATTTGACCGTTATAAAAAATCTTTAAATAATTTGATTTTTACAGATTATTTAGACTTCCATCTATACATTGACGGGCTTTTTATCACAAAAATTGCCATTGCTGAAGTTCAAGAGGGAACGATTGTCCCTTTACCAGATAATTTCACGGCTTTTGCAAATCTCATTAAGGATTTTTGTGTCCACATTAGTCAATCTATAAAAAGCTCGAAGAAACTGGCCGAAATGATGGCGGGAAAAGCGCGGTTATTATCGGATGTGATTGAAAAAGCGTTGACCAGTGATGAAACACACAATGAAGACAGTACTTTGAAAGACCAAATGAACGCTTTCAAAGAAATCTTAATTCACGATATAACACCCAAAGGGTTTGCTGATGTTTACTCACAAACTATTGCTTACGGAATGTTTGCCGCACGATTGCACGATCCCACTTTACCCACTTTTTCCAGACAAGAAGCGGCCGAGTTAATCCCCAAATCAAACCCTTTTTTAAGAAAACTGTTTGGTTACATCGCTGGACCGGATATTGATGACCGTATAAAATGGATTGTAGATTCGTTAGTGGATATTTTCTTGGCGTGTAACGTTGCCCAAATCCTTAAAAATTACGGGAAGTCAACCAAAATGGAAGACCCCATTATCCATTTTTATGAAACTTTCCTGAGTGAATACGACCCGAAACTGAGGAAAGCGCGTGGCGTTTGGTACACACCAAAACCAGTCGTGAATTTTATCGTTCGTGCCGTTGATGATATACTAAAAACCGAATTCGATTTGCCGCAAGGTTTAGCGGACAAAAGTAAAACCAAAATAAAAGTTGACCTTCAAGGAAAGAAAGTGGAACAAGAAGTGCATAAAGTACAAATACTGGATCCAGCAACGGGAACAGGAACTTTTCTTGCCGAAGTAGTGAAGCACGTTCATAAAAAATTCAAAGGACAACAAGGCGTTTGGAGCACTTATATAGAAACCCATTTATTGCCACGACTCAATGGTTTTGAGTTATTGATGGCAAGTTATGCAATGGCACATTTGCAAATGGATTTACTGCTTACTGAAACTGGTTTTAAACCTACTAAAGAACAACGTTTAAAAATATATCTAACTAATAGTCTAGAAGAAAGCCATCCTGACACAGGAACTTTATTTGCTAACTGGTTAAGTAGTGAAGCTAACGAAGCTAATTTTATTAAGCGGGACACGCCTGTAATGTGCATTGTTGGGAATCCTCCTTATAGCGGCGAGAGTAACAATAAAGGCGAGTGGATTATGAAATTGATGGACGATTACAAGAAAGAACCAGGAGGAAAAGAAAAACTGAAAGAACAAAATTCAAAATTCATAAATGACGATTATGTGAAATTCCTGCGTTACGGACAATATTATATAGAAAAAAACGGCAGTGGAGTTTTGGCATTTATTAACCCACACGGATTTCTGGATAATCCAACATTTAGAGGAATGCGCTGGAATCTGTTAAAAACCTATGATAAGATTTACACGATAGACTTACACGGAAATGCAAAGAAAAAAGAAATTTCTCCTGATGGTTCTGCGGACGTAAATGTTTTTGACATTATGCAAGGGGTTGCCATTACTATTTTTGTAAAAACGGGAAACAAAAAAGCAAATGAATTGGGTAAAGTTTTTCATTATGATTTATTTGGAAAGCGAGATTTTAAATATGATTTTCTTACGGAGAATTCATTAAATACAATTGATTTTAATAAACTACCAAATATTGCTCCTTATTATTTTTTCGTTAACAAAGATTTTGATGAACAAAAAGAATATGACAAAGGATTTGCATTAAATGAATTATATATAATAAACTCATTAGGGCTATTAACAAAAAGGGATAAGTTTATCACAGATTTTAACAAACCTTCTATTAAAAAGAGATTGAATGATTTTTTAGAAGAAGATTTATCAAATGAAAATTTATCTAATAAATATGATTTAAAATTAAAGGATAATGATAATTGGGATTTGATAAAATCAAGAAATGAAATACAAAAAAATGGTATAATTGAGGATAATTTTAAAGTTCAAAATTATAGATGTTTTGATAAAAGATATATATACTATGATACAAATTTTGTGGCAAGATTAAATACAAAAGTATTGAAGCATTTTGACAATAAAAATGTAGCCATCATTTCAACTAGACAATTAGCAGGTAATAATTTCAATCACATATTTGTTTCAAATATAATCTCTGATCAATGTTTTATATCTAATAAAACAAAAGAAGGCTGTCAAGTTTTTCCCCTCTATCTTTACCCCGAAACGAACGGAAAACAACAATCGCTGTCAGGGTTTGAAACCCTGACAGCGATAGACGTAGACAAACAAAACGAAATCGCAGCCAGAATCCCAAATCTAAACCCAGAAATAGTCAATAAAATAGCCAAGAAATTAGGTTTAGCTTTTGTTGCTGAAAAAGAAGTTTATGGCAATGTCTGTATGGCTAACAATGACGAAGTTATCCCTGATTTCAGAGACAATTTTGCTCCAATCGATATTCTGGATTATATTTATGCCGTTTTGCATTCGCCAACATACCGAGAGAAATACAAAGAATTCTTGAAAATTGATTTCCCTAAAATTCCGTTTCCAAAAGACACTAAAACCTTCTGGGAATTAGTCGAATTAGGTTCGCAAATACGCCAAATTCATTTGCTGGAAAGCGAAATAGTAGAAGAATATATCACAGATTTTAATATTGATGGCGATTGCGTAGTTGAGAAACCACGTTTCGAGGCAAACTCTATCAGGGTTCAAAACCCTGATAGAGCTGAAGGTAAAGTATGGATAAACGAAACCCAGTATTTTGACAACGTTCCTGAAGTGGCTTGGAGTTTTTATATAGGCGGGTATCAACCCGCACAAAAATGGTTGAAAGATAGAAAAGGGAGAAAGTTAGAGTTTGACGATATTGCCCATTATCAAAAAATAATAGTTGCGTTAAGTGAGACTAATAGATTGATGGCGGCAATCGATGCAATAGAAATAGAATAA